One window of the Staphylococcus equorum genome contains the following:
- the prli42 gene encoding stressosome-associated protein Prli42 gives MSNNKVLRVIIIVMLVAIILALVLTSVVPLVN, from the coding sequence GTGAGTAACAACAAAGTTTTAAGAGTTATTATTATAGTTATGTTAGTAGCTATTATTCTTGCACTGGTATTGACAAGCGTTGTTCCATTAGTGAATTAA